From Bacteroidota bacterium, the proteins below share one genomic window:
- a CDS encoding acyl carrier protein has product MTKTIDINGKIKAIIYDKLRIDQKEITPEASFMNDLGADSLDTVELIMEFEKEFNITIPDEEAEKISTVGEAIEYIKKNKEQKMLSKAKF; this is encoded by the coding sequence ATGACAAAAACAATAGACATTAATGGAAAAATTAAAGCAATCATTTACGATAAACTCAGGATTGACCAAAAAGAAATTACTCCAGAGGCAAGTTTCATGAATGACCTTGGTGCTGATTCGCTCGATACAGTGGAACTCATCATGGAGTTTGAGAAGGAATTCAATATCACGATTCCTGATGAGGAGGCAGAAAAAATCAGCACTGTGGGCGAGGCCATTGAGTACATCAAAAAGAACAAAGAACAAAAAATGCTGAGCAAAGCGAAATTCTGA